The proteins below come from a single Papaver somniferum cultivar HN1 chromosome 11, ASM357369v1, whole genome shotgun sequence genomic window:
- the LOC113322125 gene encoding beta-fructofuranosidase, insoluble isoenzyme 1-like isoform X2, with product MEILEMLVPLLLVPLWFSLLVNGVQASNKVLSEIQATNKSNAWSLYRTGYHFQPQKNWMNDPNGPMYYNGTYHLFYQYNPEGAVWGNIVWGHSVSKDMINWLPLNPAIYPSAPFDINGCWSGSATILQGNKPVIFYTGIDTENRQVQNIAVPKNLSDPFLEEWTKPDYNPLIEPINGINAASFRDPTTAWLGKDGYWRLVVGNESGNKTGMALLYKSKDFVKWVKVQYPLHSAQTGMWECPDFFPVSLTGKEGLDTSASGDRIKHVLKVSLGEKTADHYTVGHYLLSKDQYIPDNTSVDDSTGLRYDYGNFYASKSFFDASKKRRILWGWVLESDTKEDDIAEGWAGIQSVPRTLWLDKNEKQLLQWPVEELKSLRREEVAMTNISLTKGILSEVKGITASQADVEVTFHLPSLEKAELFDPTWVDAEALCGKKDATVQGGVGPFGLLALASKNLMEYTTVVFRVFKAQDKYTVLMCSGGVRSSLKPGVTKRSYGAFVDADLSDGKLSLRSLLD from the exons ATGGAGATTCTAGAAATGCTTGTTCCGTTGCTACTGGTTCCATTATGGTTTAGCCTTTTAGTCAATGGGGTTCAGGCATCTAACAAAGTACTATCAGAAATTCAGGCTACTAACAAATCTAATGCTTGGAGTCTTTACAGAACAGGTTATCACTTTCAACCTCAGAAAAATTGGATGAATG ACCCAAATG GCCCAATGTACTATAATGGTACCTACCATCTGTTCTACCAGTACAACCCCGAAGGTGCTGTATGGGGAAACATTGTGTGGGGGCATTCTGTATCAAAGGACATGATCAATTGGCTCCCTCTTAATCCCGCAATCTATCCTTCAGCTCCATTCGATATCAATGGTTGTTGGTCGGGTTCTGCAACTATCCTCCAGGGAAATAAACCTGTGATATTCTACACAGGCATTGATACAGAGAATCGACAAGTGCAGAACATTGCAGTACCAAAGAACTTATCAGATCCTTTCCTAGAAGAATGGACGAAACCTGACTACAACCCCTTGATAGAGCCAATCAATGGGATTAATGCTGCCTCATTTCGAGACCCGACAACTGCTTGGTTGGGCAAAGATGGGTACTGGAGATTGGTAGTTGGAAATGAGAGCGGTAACAAAACAGGAATGGCATTACTGTATAAAAGTAAAGATTTCGTTAAATGGGTTAAGGTCCAATATCCACTACATTCTGCTCAAACTGGTATGTGGGAGTGTCCGGATTTCTTTCCTGTATCACTAACAGGAAAAGAAGGTTTAGACACATCTGCAAGTGGAGACCGAATCAAACATGTTTTAAAAGTGAGTCTTGGTGAGAAGACCGCTGATCACTATACGGTTGGTCACTATCTTTTGAGTAAGGATCAGTATATACCTGACAATACATCTGTTGATGATTCGACGGGATTAAGGTATGACTATGGAAACTTCTATGCATCTAAATCATTTTTTGATGCATCGAAAAAGAGGAGGATCCTGTGGGGATGGGTTCTCGAGTCCGATACCAAAGAAGACGATATTGCTGAAGGATGGGCTGGCATTCAG TCAGTTCCGAGAACTTTATGGCTTGATAAAAACGAAAAACAACTTCTACAATGGCCGGTTGAAGAACTCAAAAGTTTGAGAAGAGAAGAAGTTGCCATGACAAATATATCTCTCACCAAGGGAATTCTTTCCGAAGTTAAAGGAATAACAGCTTCACAG GCCGATGTTGAAGTTACATTCCATTTGCCTAGTTTGGAGAAGGCAGAGTTGTTTGACCCTACTTGGGTTGACGCTGAAGCACTCTGTGGTAAGAAGGATGCTACTGTTCAAGGTGGGGTTGGACCTTTCGGATTGTTAGCATTGGCTTCTAAAAATTTGATGGAATACACAACAGTCGTCTTTAGAGTTTTTAAAGCTCAAGACAAGTATACAGTACTTATGTGCTCTGGCGGTGTAAG gtcttctctaaaaccaggagTTACAAAACGGTCTTATGGAGCTTTTGTAGATGCAGATTTGAGTGATGGAAAGCTTTCTTTGAGGAGCTTG TTAGATTAA
- the LOC113322559 gene encoding uncharacterized protein LOC113322559: MSSEKGRWRWSWSSALIGAAAAATAATALAIGRPKDPTFELISIKPKSFDLKHLPVVDADLILTVHVTNPNMVPIKYSSSSMSIFYNGSFLGSAHILAGSHPPKSCQLLKLPARLHLSSPAASRLVSDVAKRELVLDAAVDIGGTAKVLWWDHRFNVHVDSHFVVDPVFLDVIHQQNKAKLQLFSS; encoded by the coding sequence ATGAGCAGTGAAAAagggagatggagatggagttgGAGTTCAGCACTgataggagcagcagcagcagcaacagcggCAACAGCACTTGCAATAGGACGACCGAAAGATCCAACATTCGAACTAATATCAATCAAACCGAAATCATTCGACTTAAAACATCTACCAGTAGTTGATGCAGATCTTATCTTAACCGTACATGTGACAAACCCTAACATGGTACCAATCAAATACTCGTCATCTTCAATGTCTATTTTCTATAACGGTTCATTTCTTGGTTCCGCTCACATATTAGCGGGATCCCATCCTCCGAAATCTTGTCAACTTCTAAAACTTCCAGCTCGGCTTCACCTGTCTTCTCCTGCCGCTTCCCGGCTGGTATCGGATGTGGCAAAACGGGAATTGGTTCTCGACGCGGCTGTTGATATCGGTGGGACAGCAAAAGTTTTGTGGTGGGACCACAGGTTTAATGTACACGTggatagtcattttgttgttgatCCTGTTTTTCTTGATGTTATTCATCAGCAAAATAAGGCTAAGCTTCAGCTTTTCTCTAGTTGA
- the LOC113322556 gene encoding beta-fructofuranosidase, insoluble isoenzyme 1-like has translation MAKFICWFTLLFLCFNLSVEALHKIYPHFQSLVAVKAPVKLGHLRTGFHFQPPKNWINDPNGPMYYKGVYHLFYQYNPKGAVWGNIVWAHSVSTDLINWFSLEHAIAPSKPFDINGCWSGSATILPGNKPVILYTGIDPDERQVQNIAVPKNLSDPFLREWVKPDYNPIIKPSIGVNASAFRDPTTAWWSKDGHWRLVVGSKRDMRGTAVLYRSKDFIHWTKAKHLLHSSATTGMWECPDFYPVSLNGKQGLDTSSVGDGVKHVLKVSLDLTRFEYYTLGQYFTSKDRYVPDNTSVDDSTGLRYDYGNFYASKSFFDPSKNRRILWGWANESDRTPDDQIAKGWAGVQAIPRTVWLDRNEKQLLQWPIEEVNHLRSGHGRVEMTKIPLHKGSLIEIEGITPAQADVEITFRIPSLEHAEPFDPKWVDAERLCGEKDASVSGGIGPFGLLTLASSDLQEYTAVFFRVFKSNDKHKVLMCSGGIRSSLTHDKMYKPSYGGFVDVDISNGKLSLRSLIDNSVVESFGAGGKTCILSRAYPTLAIGNNAHLYVFNNGTQAVKIGKLKAWSMNSPSMN, from the exons atGGCGAAGTTCATTTGTTGGTTTACTCTTCTTTTCTTATGTTTCAATCTCAGTGTTGAAGCATTACATAAAATATATCCACATTTTCAATCACTTGTGGCAGTGAAAGCACCGGTGAAACTAGGACATCTAAGAACTGGTTTTCACTTCCAACCTCCCAAAAACTGGATCAACG ATCCAAATG GCCCAATGTATTATAAAGGCGTTTATCATCTTTTCTACCAGTATAATCCCAAAGGTGCTGTGTGGGGGAATATTGTATGGGCACACTCAGTATCCACTGATTTGATAAACTGGTTTTCCCTTGAACATGCAATTGCCCCTTCCAAACCATTTGACATAAATGGGTGCTGGTCAGGTTCTGCAACTATACTTCCTGGCAACAAACCTGTTATACTTTACACTGGTATTGATCCAGACGAGAGACAAGTACAAAACATTGCAGTGCCGAAGAACTTGTCTGACCCATTCTTAAGAGAATGGGTGAAGCCTGATTACAACCCAATAATCAAACCAAGCATTGGTGTGAATGCGAGTGCGTTTCGAGATCCCACAACTGCATGGTGGAGTAAAGATGGGCACTGGAGATTAGTAGTTGGTAGCAAGAGAGATATGAGAGGAACCGCGGTGTTGTATAGAAGCAAGGATTTTATTCATTGGACTAAAGCCAAACATTTGTTACATTCTTCTGCTACTACTGGTATGTGGGAGTGCCCAGATTTTTATCCAGTGTCGCTGAATGGGAAACAAGGATTAGACACTTCATCGGTTGGTGATGGTGTTAAACATGTGCTGAAAGTGAGCCTTGATCTTACAAGGTTCGAATATTACactcttggtcaatattttactAGCAAAGATCGATATGTACCAGACAACACTTCAGTTGATGATAGTACAGGGTTAAGGTATGATTATGGAAATTTCTATGCATCCAAGTCGTTTTTCGATCCGTCAAAGAATAGAAGAATCTTGTGGGGATGGGCTAACGAATCCGATCGAACTCCAGATGATCAAATTGCTAAAGGCTGGGCTGGGGTTCAG GCAATTCCGAGGACAGTGTGGCTTGATAGAAATGAAAAACAACTCTTACAATGGCCTATTGAAGAGGTTAATCATTTACGAAGCGGTCACGGTCGAGTGGAGATGACCAAGATACCTCTTCATAAGGGAAGTCTCATTGAGATTGAAGGAATTACTCCTGCTCAG GCTGATGTTGAAATTACATTCCGTATACCAAGTTTGGAACATGCTGAACCATTTGATCCTAAATGGGTTGATGCTGAAAGACTTTGCGGCGAAAAAGATGCTAGTGTCTCGGGTGGCATCGGACCTTTTGGATTGCTAACACTGGCGTCAAGTGACTTACAAGAGTATACTGCGGTATTTTTTAGGGTCTTCAAATCAAATGACAAACATAAAGTGCTTATGTGCTCTGGTGGTATTAG GTCTTCTTTAACACATGATAAGATGTACAAGCCATCTTACGGAGGTTTCGTAGATGTTGATATTAGTAATGGAAAGCTTTCCTTGAGAAGCTTG ATCGATAATTCAGTCGTAGAGAGTTTTGGTGCTGGAGGAAAAACATGCATCTTATCAAGGGCTTATCCAACACTGGCTATTGGAAATAATGCTCATTTGTATGTTTTCAACAATGGAACTCAAGCGGTAAAGATTGGGAAGTTAAAAGCATGGTCAATGAATAGTCCCTCAATGAATTGA
- the LOC113322555 gene encoding kinesin-like protein KIN-5C, producing MSSRQEKEKGVNVQVLLRCRPFSDDELRNNAPQVVTCNDYQREVAVSQNIAGKQIDRVFTFDKVFGPAAQQKELYDQAVVPIVNEVLEGFNCTIFAYGQTGTGKTFTMEGESRKSKNGASDQLPAEAGVIPRAVKQIFDTLESQNAEYSVKVTFLELYNEEITDLLAHEEITKFSVEEKQKKQLPLMEDGKGGVLVRGLEEEIVTNTSEIFTLLERGSAKRRTAETLLNKQSSRSHSLFSITIHIKETTPEGEELIKCGKLNLVDLAGSENICRSGAREGRAREAGEINKSLLTLGRVINALVEHLGHIPYRDSKLTRLLRDSLGGRTKTCIIATVSPAVHCLEETLSTLDYAHRAKNIKNKPEVNQKMMKTTLIKDLYGEIDRLKAEVYATREKNGVYIPKERYYQEESERKAMADQIEQMGLTLEANQKQIEELQEKYDGQVQQANDLRCKLDTTQKYLDHTCKLLSRVEEELKKSQYALKERDYIISEQQKAETALSNQACVLRSDLEKTLQENALLFSKLDREDKLNVKNKSVVDKFQAELADKIKALCSTVSTSLSEQNEHIHSVEKLCQSLLEYHDKSAVDLKKKVAGSRGLLVSHIEAMQNVVRLHKASSNASLDEISSVTSANADTIEKFLSTVAETTNSTLGELQSTISSHQEEMSLFSKELHKRFHISIEQTKEMSQSILGFLDRIREESCRLDRHTGQVHETQQKYIAEFQRAYEEQSKTEAEQLLADMAILVSNHINHQKELVGTKLVGLSNTITESKAFLDGHTVAVDGITTDAKRKWQAFSHQAENDAKDAADYSSATHCHVDLLLNQCLSNVENASQQWKKTHESVLVLDSEHVSAMEFLVRNASENNEQHDMEISSARAAAEEDVTKTSENILQHFDRVSKHDQESVSGIMTAIKAQSNTQEKLLENHAGEASEIERQVENTFQKRYMDYEPSGTTPTRSEQDVPSKGTIESLRAMPMETLLEEFRENHPYVPTPSKELKPSLIPRSPLIQLN from the exons ATGTCAAGTCGGCAGGAGAAGGAAAAAGGCGTAAATGTTCAAGTCCTTCTTCGTTGCAG GCCGTTTAGTGACGATGAGCTGCGTAATAACGCACCACAAGTTGTTACCTGCAATGATTATCAAAGAGAAGTTGCTGTTTCTCAAAACATTGCTGGGAAACAGATTGATAGGGTTTTCACCTTTGACAag GTGTTTGGTCCAGCAGCTCAACAGAAAGAGTTGTATGATCAAGCTGTAGTTCCTATTGTAAATGAGGTGTTAGAAGGATTCAATTGTACCATTTTCGCCTATGGTCAAACTGGTACCGGTAAAACCTTTACAATGGAAGGGGAAAGCAGGAAATCCAAG AATGGAGCTTCAGACCAATTGCCAGCAGAAGCTGGTGTTATACCAAGAGCAGTTAAACAGATCTTCGACACACTGGAAAGTCAAAATGCTGAGTATAGTGTCAAGGTTACATTTTTGGAGCTTTACAATGAGGAGATTACTGATTTGCTGGCTCAtgaagaaatcacaaagttttctgTGGAGGAGAAGCAAAAAAAGCAATTACCTCTCATGGAGGATGGCAAGGGTGGAGTCCTGGTAAGAGGACTAGAGGAAGAAATTGTAACAAACACCAGTGAGATTTTCACTTTATTAGAAAGGGGTTCTGCCAAACGTCGCACCGCAGAAACACTATTGAACAAGCAATCCAG TCGTTCACATTCTCTATTTTCGATCACAATCCACATTAAAGAAACAACACCAGAAGGAGAGGAACTAATCAAATGTGGGAAGTTGAATTTGGTCGATTTGGCTGGGTCAGAGAACATTTGTCGTTCTGGTGCTAGAGAG GGCCGTGCTCGAGAAGCTGGAGAAATAAACAAAAGTTTACTTACTTTAGGTCGTGTAATAAATGCTCTAGTTGAACATCTTGGACACATTCCTTACAG GGATAGTAAGCTCACTAGACTACTTCGTGATTCACTGGGTGGGAGGACAAAAACATGCATAATCGCCACCGTCTCACCAGCTGTGCACTGTCTCGAAGAGACGTTAAGTACATTGGACTATGCACACAgggcaaaaaatattaaaaataagcCGGAG GTCAAtcagaaaatgatgaaaacaACTCTCATCAAGGACTTGTATGGAGAAATTGATCGGCTTAAAGCAG AGGTTTATGCTACACGTGAAAAAAATGGAGTTTACATTCCGAAGGAACGGTACTATCAGGAGGAGAGTGAAAGAAAG GCTATGGCTGATCAAATTGAACAAATGGGACTAACGCTGGAAGCTAATCAGAAG CAAATTGAGGAGCTTCAAGAAAAATATGATGGTCAAGTTCAACAAGCTAACGATTTGAGATGCAAACTCGATACCACACAG AAATATTTGGATCACACTTGCAAATTACTGTCTAGAGTGGAGGAGGAACTCAAAAAGTCCCAATATGCACTGAAGGAGAGAGATTATATTATCTCAGAACAGCAAAAAGCAG AAACTGCTTTGTCAAATCAAGCTTGTGTTCTGCGTTCTGACTTGGAGAAGACCCTTCAGGAAAATGCTTTGCTGTTTTCGAAACTTG ATAGAGAAGACAAACTCAATGTCAAAAACAAATCGGTGGTGGATAAGTTCCAGGCAGAGCTTGCGGATAAGATTAAAGCTCTTTGTAGTACCGTTTCTACATCATTGTCTGAGCAAAATGAACACATACATAGTGTTGAAAAACTATGCCAGTCTTTACTTGAATACCATGATAAG TCGGCGGTGGATTTAAAGAAAAAAGTAGCAGGCTCAAGGGGTCTGCTTGTCTCTCATATTGAAGCAATGCAAAACGTGGTGCGCTTGCACAAAGCCAGCAGCAATGCAAGCCTAGATGAGATTTCATCTGTCACTTCTGCCAATGCCGATACAATTGAAAAG TTTCTATCCACAGTAGCGGAAACAACAAACTCAACACTTGGTGAACTGCAAAGCACTATTTCAAGTCACCAGGAGGAGATGTCACTCTTCTCTAAGGAATTGCATAAG AGATTTCACATTAGTATTGAACAAACCAAGGAGATGTCACAATCCATACTTGGATTTCTTGATAGGATAAGGGAGGAATCGTGTAGGCTTGACCGCCACACAGGTCAAGTTCATGAAACTCAGCAAAAATACATAGCTGAGTTTCAGAGGGCTTATGAG GAACAATCAAAAACCGAAGCTGAGCAGCTTTTGGCTGATATGGCTATTTTGGTCTCGAACCACATTAATCATCAGAAAGAGCTG GTTGGTACGAAACTTGTCGGCCTGAGCAACACTATCACAGAAAGCAAGGCATTTTTGGATGGCCACACAGTGGCAGTGGATGGTATAACGACGGATGCCAAGAGGAAATGGCAGGCGTTTTCCCATCAAGCAGAGAATGATGCAAAAGATGCTGCAGATTATTCTTCTGCCACTCACTGTCACGTGGATTTACTCCTAAACCAATG TTTAAGCAATGTTGAGAATGCTTCTCAGCAATGGAAGAAGACACATGAATCTGTTCTTGTGCTGGATAGTGAGCATGTCTCAGCCATGGAATTTCTTGTCAG GAATGCCTCTGAGAATAATGAACAACATGACATGGAGATTAGTTCTGCACGAGCTGCAGCAGAGGAGGACGTTACAAAGACTAGTGAGAATATCCTTCAACATTTCGACA GAGTATCAAAACATGACCAAGAATCAGTCTCTGGAATAATGACTGCTATCAAGGCTCAGTCAAATACACAAGAGAAACTTTTGGAAAACCATGCAGGTGAAGCATCAGAGATTGAGAGGCAAGTTGAGAACACTTTCCAGAAAAGATATATG GACTATGAACCAAGTGGGACAACACCAACAAGATCAGAGCAAGATGTACCTAGTAAGGGAACAATCGAGTCGCTCAGGGCAATGCCGATGGAAACGTTGCTCGAGGAATTTAGAGAAAACCATCCATATGTACCAACACCCTCTAAAGAACTTAAACCATCTCTCATTCCACGCTCACCTCTCATCCAACTCAATTGA
- the LOC113322557 gene encoding uncharacterized protein LOC113322557: MDLNIIPSDGKGFTIRVVLTHTVLQMKENISYTQGIPVSNQEIIFNEKLMWDEYRILSYYVPQGAILQLLVCNKHDSHSSSTPLNNNNKHLPGTYILPLAPLDPTALSPSLLPLQFCSGHPSTCSPYPFFYGLSPLFRSLDLFPSSPWLSSTLTYAEEDHHIPNYPPFLLPIPPTSLPLPEDHHVNQQNPQGTLETTGPSASFTSNIFFSKILFVLANIPLLRKQITMVMDSTETVRQLKKSIMVASPELPDVFAIVTSSGFELLDENCCLSVYQSFMDVSRVNVIVDPSKSKPFSQGVGISATNIRSHDTNSFSELQFKVFPVLGSNTMVMEMNPLANVGELRKELQKFHDLLERRLPAVYFFVYEHMLMNEACSFDYYKVQQGSMINIVTA; encoded by the coding sequence ATGGATTTGAATATCATACCCTCTGATGGTAAGGGATTCACCATTCGTGTCGTATTAACTCATACTGTattacaaatgaaagaaaatatttcataCACTCAAGGCATTCCTGTTTCGAATCAGGAAATAATCTTCAATGAAAAATTGATGTGGGATGAATATCGAATTCTATCTTACTATGTGCCACAAGGTGCTATTCTTCAACTTCTGGTTTGTAACAAGCATGATAGTCATAGTAGTAGTACCCCTCTCAACAATAACAATAAGCATCTCCCAGGTACTTATATTCTCCCTCTTGCTCCTCTTGATCCTACTGCTCTTTCTCCTAGCCTTCTGCCTTTGCAATTTTGTTCCGGACATCCTTCTACCTGCTCTCCTTATCCCTTCTTCTACGGTCTCTCTCCTCTCTTTCGTTCCTTggatttgtttccttcatctccaTGGCTTTCATCTACTCTTACTTATGCTGAAGAGGATCACCATATTCCCAATTACCCTCCTTTcctgcttcccatacctccaactTCACTTCCTCTACCCGAGGATCATCATGTGAACCAACAAAATCCTCAAGGTACATTGGAAACTACTGGACCTTCAGCTTCATTTACTTCAAACATATTCTTTAGTAAGATTCTTTTTGTACTGGCTAATATACCATTGTTAAGGAAACAGATTACCATGGTAATGGATTCAACCGAAACAGTTCGCCAGTTGAAGAAGAGTATTATGGTTGCATCTCCCGAGTTACCAGATGTTTTCGCTATTGTTACCTCATCAGGTTTTGAACTACTTGACGAAAATTGTTGTTTGAGCGTGTATCAGTCATTTATGGATGTTTCTAGAGTCAATGTGATAGTCGATCCTAGCAAATCAAAGCCATTTAGTCAAGGAGTTGGCATTAGTGCTACTAATATTCGGAGTCATGATACTAATTCTTTTAGCGAGTTGCAATTCAAAGTTTTCCCGGTGTTGGGATCAAACACGATGGTCATGGAAATGAATCCGTTGGCTAATGTTGGAGAATTAAGGAAAGAATTACAAAAGTTTCATGATCTTCTCGAGCGTCGGCTTCCCGCTGTTTATTTTTTCGTGTACGAGCACATGCTGATGAATGAAGCATGTTCTTTTGATTATTATAAGGTTCAGCAAGGTAGTATGATAAACATTGTTACAGCTTAA
- the LOC113322125 gene encoding beta-fructofuranosidase, insoluble isoenzyme 1-like isoform X1, whose protein sequence is MEILEMLVPLLLVPLWFSLLVNGVQASNKVLSEIQATNKSNAWSLYRTGYHFQPQKNWMNDPNGPMYYNGTYHLFYQYNPEGAVWGNIVWGHSVSKDMINWLPLNPAIYPSAPFDINGCWSGSATILQGNKPVIFYTGIDTENRQVQNIAVPKNLSDPFLEEWTKPDYNPLIEPINGINAASFRDPTTAWLGKDGYWRLVVGNESGNKTGMALLYKSKDFVKWVKVQYPLHSAQTGMWECPDFFPVSLTGKEGLDTSASGDRIKHVLKVSLGEKTADHYTVGHYLLSKDQYIPDNTSVDDSTGLRYDYGNFYASKSFFDASKKRRILWGWVLESDTKEDDIAEGWAGIQSVPRTLWLDKNEKQLLQWPVEELKSLRREEVAMTNISLTKGILSEVKGITASQADVEVTFHLPSLEKAELFDPTWVDAEALCGKKDATVQGGVGPFGLLALASKNLMEYTTVVFRVFKAQDKYTVLMCSGGVRSSLKPGVTKRSYGAFVDADLSDGKLSLRSLIDNSVIESFASGGKTCITSRVYPTLALGKNAHLYAFNNGTEAVEIAELKAWSIGRPKMNVKAQTRRKLDRD, encoded by the exons ATGGAGATTCTAGAAATGCTTGTTCCGTTGCTACTGGTTCCATTATGGTTTAGCCTTTTAGTCAATGGGGTTCAGGCATCTAACAAAGTACTATCAGAAATTCAGGCTACTAACAAATCTAATGCTTGGAGTCTTTACAGAACAGGTTATCACTTTCAACCTCAGAAAAATTGGATGAATG ACCCAAATG GCCCAATGTACTATAATGGTACCTACCATCTGTTCTACCAGTACAACCCCGAAGGTGCTGTATGGGGAAACATTGTGTGGGGGCATTCTGTATCAAAGGACATGATCAATTGGCTCCCTCTTAATCCCGCAATCTATCCTTCAGCTCCATTCGATATCAATGGTTGTTGGTCGGGTTCTGCAACTATCCTCCAGGGAAATAAACCTGTGATATTCTACACAGGCATTGATACAGAGAATCGACAAGTGCAGAACATTGCAGTACCAAAGAACTTATCAGATCCTTTCCTAGAAGAATGGACGAAACCTGACTACAACCCCTTGATAGAGCCAATCAATGGGATTAATGCTGCCTCATTTCGAGACCCGACAACTGCTTGGTTGGGCAAAGATGGGTACTGGAGATTGGTAGTTGGAAATGAGAGCGGTAACAAAACAGGAATGGCATTACTGTATAAAAGTAAAGATTTCGTTAAATGGGTTAAGGTCCAATATCCACTACATTCTGCTCAAACTGGTATGTGGGAGTGTCCGGATTTCTTTCCTGTATCACTAACAGGAAAAGAAGGTTTAGACACATCTGCAAGTGGAGACCGAATCAAACATGTTTTAAAAGTGAGTCTTGGTGAGAAGACCGCTGATCACTATACGGTTGGTCACTATCTTTTGAGTAAGGATCAGTATATACCTGACAATACATCTGTTGATGATTCGACGGGATTAAGGTATGACTATGGAAACTTCTATGCATCTAAATCATTTTTTGATGCATCGAAAAAGAGGAGGATCCTGTGGGGATGGGTTCTCGAGTCCGATACCAAAGAAGACGATATTGCTGAAGGATGGGCTGGCATTCAG TCAGTTCCGAGAACTTTATGGCTTGATAAAAACGAAAAACAACTTCTACAATGGCCGGTTGAAGAACTCAAAAGTTTGAGAAGAGAAGAAGTTGCCATGACAAATATATCTCTCACCAAGGGAATTCTTTCCGAAGTTAAAGGAATAACAGCTTCACAG GCCGATGTTGAAGTTACATTCCATTTGCCTAGTTTGGAGAAGGCAGAGTTGTTTGACCCTACTTGGGTTGACGCTGAAGCACTCTGTGGTAAGAAGGATGCTACTGTTCAAGGTGGGGTTGGACCTTTCGGATTGTTAGCATTGGCTTCTAAAAATTTGATGGAATACACAACAGTCGTCTTTAGAGTTTTTAAAGCTCAAGACAAGTATACAGTACTTATGTGCTCTGGCGGTGTAAG gtcttctctaaaaccaggagTTACAAAACGGTCTTATGGAGCTTTTGTAGATGCAGATTTGAGTGATGGAAAGCTTTCTTTGAGGAGCTTG ATTGATAATTCAGTGATCGAAAGTTTTGCTTCTGGAGGAAAAACATGTATAACGTCCAGGGTTTACCCAACTCTTGCACTGGGGAAAAATGCTCACTTGTATGCTTTCAACAACGGTACTGAAGCTGTTGAAATTGCAGAGTTGAAAGCATGGTCAATAGGAAGACCAAAAATGAATGTTAAAGCACAAACACGAAGAAAACTGGATCGTGATTAA
- the LOC113324827 gene encoding germin-like protein 9-3 has product MGINIFSLSSLVILVLAFTTVQIAVGGDPDIITDFTSPANGSAANPDFFTFTGMRVLLEEDPSPAFRVLKASMSEFPGLSGQSVSYAVLEFPVGSVNPPHTHPRSAELLFLISGTLEVGFIDTANKLFTQTLQSGDLFVFPKGLVHYQQNVDPQAYSIAVSAFGSANAGTVSVPSSVFASGIPDGILAKSFKTDVATIHAIKTGLAPKP; this is encoded by the coding sequence ATGGGGATTAACATTTTCAGCTTAAGTTCTCTTGTTATACTCGTCCTAGCCTTCACAACTGTGCAAATTGCAGTTGGAGGTGACCCAGACATTATTACTGATTTTACATCCCCAGCGAATGGAAGTGCTGCCAACCCAGATTTCTTCACGTTCACGGGAATGAGAGTCCTATTGGAAGAAGACCCGTCACCAGCATTCAGAGTTTTAAAAGCCAGCATGTCTGAATTCCCAGGTCTTTCAGGCCAAAGTGTTTCTTATGCTGTTCTTGAATTCCCTGTTGGGTCTGTTAATCCACCTCATACTCATCCTCGTTCAGCTGAGCTTTTGTTCCTCATCAGTGGTACTCTTGAAGTTGGATTTATCGACACCGCTAATAAACTTTTTACTCAAACACTTCAAAGTGGTGATCTCTTTGTGTTCCCGAAAGGACTTGTTCATTATCAGCAAAATGTTGATCCCCAAGCTTATTCCATTGCAGTTTCTGCTTTTGGCAGTGCAAATGCTGGTACAGTTTCAGTTCCTAGTTCGGTTTTCGCTTCTGGAATCCCTGATGGGATTTTGGCCAAGTCTTTCAAAACTGATGTTGCTACAATTCACGCTATCAAGACTGGTCTTGCACCCAAACCTTAG